The following are from one region of the Candidatus Hydrogenedentota bacterium genome:
- a CDS encoding Gfo/Idh/MocA family oxidoreductase gives MKKRIISAATIGAGSIAQHCHMPGYARSPHAELTAFADPDPARHREIKKLFPAARGYKTHEEMFANEKLDVVSICTPNKFHAEGVFAALDAGCHVLCEKPMATTLDDARKMDAAAKKARKLLMIGFTHRTFAGNKQCKEILTKRGLGKPFMVRLRFAHGGPFPGWAKNDWFYNKDLAAGGALLDMGIHAIDLALWLMGPIRAVTAKTAAIVKRIEVDDNALMLLEFASGALGYIEVGWTSKPGFTGFEVYGTKGSLICDYNKGLQLCGGKASAGEDSVSEWKVLDKNPAVGGWPAEMVEWLEILRGKRRLTMTGQDGINALAVALAAYKSSKTGRRVEVG, from the coding sequence ATGAAGAAACGTATAATCTCAGCCGCCACCATAGGTGCGGGCTCCATCGCGCAGCACTGCCACATGCCGGGTTATGCCAGGAGCCCTCATGCGGAGTTGACCGCGTTCGCTGACCCCGACCCTGCGCGCCACAGGGAAATCAAGAAACTCTTCCCCGCGGCACGGGGATACAAGACGCATGAAGAGATGTTCGCCAACGAAAAGTTGGATGTCGTCAGCATATGCACCCCGAACAAGTTCCATGCTGAAGGCGTGTTCGCGGCTCTCGATGCGGGCTGCCACGTGCTCTGCGAAAAGCCCATGGCCACGACACTTGACGATGCACGCAAAATGGACGCAGCTGCAAAGAAAGCCCGAAAACTGCTCATGATCGGGTTTACGCACCGGACATTCGCGGGAAACAAGCAGTGCAAGGAGATACTGACGAAACGCGGGCTGGGAAAACCGTTTATGGTCCGTCTCCGCTTCGCTCACGGGGGCCCGTTCCCTGGATGGGCCAAGAACGACTGGTTCTACAACAAGGACCTCGCCGCGGGAGGAGCTCTTCTCGACATGGGCATACACGCCATCGATTTGGCCCTGTGGCTCATGGGACCGATCAGGGCCGTTACGGCCAAGACAGCCGCTATTGTGAAACGGATCGAGGTCGACGACAACGCCTTGATGTTGCTGGAGTTTGCCAGCGGCGCGCTTGGGTATATCGAAGTCGGCTGGACCAGCAAACCGGGATTCACGGGGTTCGAGGTGTACGGCACCAAGGGCTCGCTGATTTGCGATTACAACAAGGGGCTCCAGCTCTGCGGCGGCAAAGCTTCCGCGGGAGAGGACAGCGTGTCCGAGTGGAAAGTGCTCGACAAGAACCCCGCCGTGGGCGGGTGGCCCGCGGAAATGGTCGAGTGGCTCGAGATCCTGCGCGGCAAACGCCGCCTTACCATGACCGGTCAGGACGGCATCAACGCATTGGCCGTTGCCTTGGCCGCCTACAAGTCCAGCAAGACGGGGCGCCGCGTGGAAGTCGGTTAG
- a CDS encoding alpha-galactosidase: MSFKAKAEWSVLAVIVTVLGCAAGPIYRPGQEYRTLSGAEYELAVQKNGRVDVMLRSGQVVFANAQPMVWYADKKGLEPLPIKGRATVREQVNDRLGQGQSILFKYKECEWAIRVYPDKPFFTCQAAFVNNGKKPVKIRALSPWFLGEGNNGALSLGAQPESAVFLQNPSSFPGPPQFPGVTTGSGAGLWYLAGFNPASRQTLIAGFVTSDTGYGSLRLGRTSKAKEELFNQFETICYYDPPVEVPAGGTVQSEVLYVSVAERTPLEGLERYGHAVAAVNEVPFRRPPLPHGTTALSKPHGQLSEQSVLQEAAVMGKDLLRYGWDNIAIGQGWEKAPGLYEPDETAFPRGFAPLVSEIHGRGMKASLFLNPFVVPAESPLTSNHPEWLVPVAPWATASLPENARILDVTVPEADAYVRDLFAKVSTTWGFDAVEGLNIPYGVLAADSYRNPSLTRLDVLRLAMSAAEQGMGAAKAISATGSLPALCVRAHVMELTGDVAPLWTGNDTHLGFLDVFDAASLRYFFSPYLYTPSFGAAYFDTPALAARWPGLERPVLTRDQTVAWLTAIAINGGVIKVGNTFAELDEEQKGILKKLLPPLPRPAHPLDLYENKPARIWSANVRTKAGEWFYAAVFNWSATEQPATTLYLSELGMSPENIYTVFDFWADRYFGLAQGQLNVQVAPGSVRLLGFRLFEKRPLLVASTSHFAQGALETTALEWDAATKELRGQAKAIPDTNYGLRILVPAPFEVSEAAVSGAQPEVAAKGDVLEVNFYNQEAQEVRWYVRF, from the coding sequence ATGAGCTTCAAAGCGAAGGCTGAATGGTCCGTGTTGGCAGTGATCGTCACGGTCTTGGGGTGTGCCGCTGGACCCATTTACCGGCCGGGGCAGGAATACCGCACGCTCAGCGGCGCCGAATACGAGCTCGCCGTGCAGAAGAACGGCCGCGTGGACGTTATGCTGCGCTCGGGACAAGTGGTCTTTGCCAACGCTCAGCCAATGGTCTGGTATGCGGATAAAAAGGGATTGGAGCCGCTGCCGATCAAAGGCCGGGCTACCGTTCGGGAACAAGTCAACGACCGCCTCGGACAAGGGCAAAGCATCCTCTTCAAGTATAAGGAATGCGAATGGGCTATTCGGGTGTACCCCGACAAGCCGTTCTTCACGTGCCAGGCCGCCTTTGTCAACAATGGCAAGAAACCAGTCAAGATCCGGGCGCTTAGCCCCTGGTTCCTGGGAGAAGGCAACAATGGCGCGCTGTCACTGGGCGCGCAGCCCGAGTCGGCGGTCTTTCTCCAGAATCCTTCATCTTTCCCTGGACCGCCTCAGTTTCCCGGGGTTACTACCGGCTCGGGAGCGGGGCTCTGGTATCTCGCGGGGTTCAATCCCGCTTCCCGCCAGACTCTCATCGCCGGTTTCGTAACTTCCGATACGGGTTACGGCTCTCTAAGACTTGGGCGGACCTCAAAGGCGAAGGAAGAACTCTTCAATCAGTTCGAGACCATCTGTTACTACGATCCGCCGGTCGAGGTGCCGGCCGGCGGTACCGTGCAATCGGAGGTCCTTTACGTTTCCGTGGCAGAGAGAACACCTCTCGAAGGCCTTGAACGCTACGGCCATGCTGTCGCTGCCGTGAATGAGGTGCCCTTCCGCAGACCCCCGCTCCCACACGGAACGACCGCTCTGTCAAAACCGCACGGACAGCTTTCTGAACAATCCGTACTCCAAGAAGCCGCTGTGATGGGAAAGGACCTGCTCCGTTACGGATGGGACAACATCGCCATCGGCCAGGGTTGGGAAAAAGCCCCTGGCCTTTACGAACCGGATGAAACAGCGTTCCCGAGGGGCTTTGCTCCGCTTGTAAGCGAGATCCACGGCCGTGGAATGAAAGCCAGCCTCTTCCTGAATCCTTTTGTCGTGCCGGCCGAATCCCCGCTGACTTCAAACCATCCCGAATGGCTGGTCCCCGTAGCGCCATGGGCGACTGCTTCGCTGCCTGAGAACGCCCGCATTCTTGATGTGACCGTCCCCGAGGCCGATGCCTATGTCCGTGACCTCTTTGCCAAAGTGAGCACGACATGGGGATTCGATGCCGTTGAAGGTCTGAACATACCGTATGGAGTCCTTGCCGCGGATTCGTATAGGAACCCCTCGCTCACCCGGCTGGACGTCCTCCGCCTCGCGATGTCGGCGGCGGAACAGGGCATGGGAGCCGCCAAAGCTATTTCGGCCACGGGTTCCCTGCCGGCGCTCTGCGTCCGCGCACACGTGATGGAACTCACGGGCGACGTCGCTCCGTTGTGGACAGGAAACGACACGCACCTGGGATTCCTGGATGTCTTCGACGCGGCTTCCCTTCGTTATTTCTTCTCGCCTTATCTGTACACCCCTTCTTTCGGCGCGGCTTACTTCGATACACCGGCATTGGCGGCACGCTGGCCCGGGCTCGAGAGGCCTGTGCTTACGCGGGACCAGACCGTCGCATGGCTCACAGCCATCGCCATCAACGGCGGCGTCATCAAGGTCGGCAACACATTTGCCGAGTTGGACGAGGAACAGAAAGGCATTCTCAAGAAACTGTTGCCGCCCCTGCCCCGGCCGGCCCACCCCCTGGACTTGTATGAAAACAAGCCTGCGCGCATCTGGTCGGCGAATGTGCGAACAAAAGCCGGGGAATGGTTCTATGCGGCGGTCTTCAACTGGTCTGCCACCGAGCAGCCTGCAACAACGCTTTACCTCAGCGAACTCGGAATGAGCCCCGAGAACATCTATACCGTGTTTGATTTCTGGGCCGACCGCTACTTCGGCCTTGCCCAGGGCCAGCTCAACGTGCAGGTGGCCCCGGGCAGCGTCCGCCTGCTCGGATTCCGCCTTTTCGAGAAACGCCCGCTCCTGGTGGCATCGACGAGTCATTTTGCTCAAGGCGCCTTGGAAACCACAGCGCTCGAATGGGACGCTGCCACGAAGGAGCTGCGCGGACAGGCCAAAGCCATTCCCGATACAAATTACGGTCTCCGCATTCTGGTTCCGGCGCCCTTCGAGGTTTCTGAGGCCGCAGTTTCAGGGGCTCAGCCGGAAGTGGCTGCCAAAGGCGACGTCCTTGAGGTGAACTTCTACAACCAGGAGGCCCAGGAAGTTCGCTGGTACGTCCGATTCTGA